One genomic region from Drosophila gunungcola strain Sukarami unplaced genomic scaffold, Dgunungcola_SK_2 000045F, whole genome shotgun sequence encodes:
- the LOC128264013 gene encoding cytochrome P450 307a1 isoform X2, which translates to MGNILEGVRILFDTTSYSAEIEATKEGDIPDSNSIIRRVDLAISDALALCDWSQLQQRRRNLARRHCSPREASTYFSKMSDIGGFEIIHLLDQLNKTSSGNSCDIKPLILQASANMFCQYMCSVRFDYNDKDFQKIVEYFDEIFWEINQGYSFDFLPWLIPFYNNHIKKIVHWSTTIRTFILDRIVKLREINVNLEEPDKDFTDALLKSLKENQDVSRNTIIFMLEDFIGGHSAVGNLVMLALAYIAKNPSIGQQIKQEVDIVSNKGLRSISLYDMNVMPYTMASISEVLRYSSSPIVPHVALEDTVISGFGVTKGTIVFINNFILNMNEKNWSCPDLFEPERFLEIKNIDHKNHPLKLIDFERRSEGSDLCVSFDEQRNSKSGEIKLDKFAKKKCNTLLQLKKTIPHFLPFSVGKRTCIGQNLVRGFGFLLLANIIKNYNVNSADISKIRLEKSSVALPPKCFKLLLRPRT; encoded by the coding sequence caTTGGCCCTGTGCGATTGGTCACAATTACAACAAAGACGGAGAAATCTAGCACGACGGCATTGTTCTCCTCGAGAAGCATCcacatatttttcaaagatGTCTGATATCGGAGGCTTTGAAATTATTCACTTACTGGACCAGCTAAATAAAACCTCATCGGGAAATTCATGCGACATAAAACCTTTAATTCTTCAAGCCAGTGCCAATATGTTTTGTCAATATATGTGTTCAGTCCGGTTCGATTACAACGAcaaagattttcaaaaaattgttgagTACTTTGATGAAATCTTTTGGGAAATTAACCAAGGATATTCTTTTGATTTCTTACCGTGGTTAATACCGTTTTACAATaatcacataaaaaaaatagttcattGGTCCACTACAATACgtacatttattttagataGAATTGTCAAGCTTCGGGAAATAAACGTTAATTTAGAAGAGCCTGACAAAGATTTTACTGATGCTTTGCTAAAAAGTCTAAAAGAAAATCAAGATGTATCGCgtaatacaataatttttatgctTGAAGATTTTATTGGGGGGCACTCCGCGGTTGGGAATTTGGTAATGTTGGCACTGGCGTACATAGCTAAAAATCCATCGATTGGTCAACAAATTAAGCAAGAGGTAGATATCGTTTCCAATAAGGGCTTAAGAAGTATTAGTCTTTATGATATGAATGTAATGCCATATACAATGGCTTCGATTTCAGAAGTATTACGATATTCGTCGTCTCCTATTGTTCCTCATGTAGCTTTGGAAGACACAGTAATATCTGGATTTGGCGTTACAAAGGGCACAAtcgtttttataaataactttattttaaatatgaacgAAAAAAACTGGAGTTGTCCCGATCTATTCGAGCCAGAGcgatttttagaaataaagaATATAGATCACAAAAATCATccattaaaattgattgacTTTGAAAGAAGGTCGGAGGGATCAGACCTCTGTGTTAGCTTTGACGAACAGAGAAACAGCAAGTCGGGTGAGATTAAGCTAGACaaatttgcgaaaaaaaaatgtaacactTTGCTTCAGCTCAAAAAGACTATTCCTCATTTCTTACCTTTCAGTGTAGGTAAGCGCACATGCATTGGACAAAACCTCGTAAGGGGTTTTGGTTTTCTATTACTTGCAAATATTATAAAGAACTACAATGTTAACAGTGCTGACATTTCAAAAATTAGATTAGAAAAATCGAGCGTGGCTTTGCcgccaaaatgttttaagttatTATTGCGACCAAGAACATAA
- the LOC128264013 gene encoding cytochrome P450 307a1 isoform X3 yields MSDIGGFEIIHLLDQLNKTSSGNSCDIKPLILQASANMFCQYMCSVRFDYNDKDFQKIVEYFDEIFWEINQGYSFDFLPWLIPFYNNHIKKIVHWSTTIRTFILDRIVKLREINVNLEEPDKDFTDALLKSLKENQDVSRNTIIFMLEDFIGGHSAVGNLVMLALAYIAKNPSIGQQIKQEVDIVSNKGLRSISLYDMNVMPYTMASISEVLRYSSSPIVPHVALEDTVISGFGVTKGTIVFINNFILNMNEKNWSCPDLFEPERFLEIKNIDHKNHPLKLIDFERRSEGSDLCVSFDEQRNSKSGEIKLDKFAKKKCNTLLQLKKTIPHFLPFSVGKRTCIGQNLVRGFGFLLLANIIKNYNVNSADISKIRLEKSSVALPPKCFKLLLRPRT; encoded by the coding sequence atGTCTGATATCGGAGGCTTTGAAATTATTCACTTACTGGACCAGCTAAATAAAACCTCATCGGGAAATTCATGCGACATAAAACCTTTAATTCTTCAAGCCAGTGCCAATATGTTTTGTCAATATATGTGTTCAGTCCGGTTCGATTACAACGAcaaagattttcaaaaaattgttgagTACTTTGATGAAATCTTTTGGGAAATTAACCAAGGATATTCTTTTGATTTCTTACCGTGGTTAATACCGTTTTACAATaatcacataaaaaaaatagttcattGGTCCACTACAATACgtacatttattttagataGAATTGTCAAGCTTCGGGAAATAAACGTTAATTTAGAAGAGCCTGACAAAGATTTTACTGATGCTTTGCTAAAAAGTCTAAAAGAAAATCAAGATGTATCGCgtaatacaataatttttatgctTGAAGATTTTATTGGGGGGCACTCCGCGGTTGGGAATTTGGTAATGTTGGCACTGGCGTACATAGCTAAAAATCCATCGATTGGTCAACAAATTAAGCAAGAGGTAGATATCGTTTCCAATAAGGGCTTAAGAAGTATTAGTCTTTATGATATGAATGTAATGCCATATACAATGGCTTCGATTTCAGAAGTATTACGATATTCGTCGTCTCCTATTGTTCCTCATGTAGCTTTGGAAGACACAGTAATATCTGGATTTGGCGTTACAAAGGGCACAAtcgtttttataaataactttattttaaatatgaacgAAAAAAACTGGAGTTGTCCCGATCTATTCGAGCCAGAGcgatttttagaaataaagaATATAGATCACAAAAATCATccattaaaattgattgacTTTGAAAGAAGGTCGGAGGGATCAGACCTCTGTGTTAGCTTTGACGAACAGAGAAACAGCAAGTCGGGTGAGATTAAGCTAGACaaatttgcgaaaaaaaaatgtaacactTTGCTTCAGCTCAAAAAGACTATTCCTCATTTCTTACCTTTCAGTGTAGGTAAGCGCACATGCATTGGACAAAACCTCGTAAGGGGTTTTGGTTTTCTATTACTTGCAAATATTATAAAGAACTACAATGTTAACAGTGCTGACATTTCAAAAATTAGATTAGAAAAATCGAGCGTGGCTTTGCcgccaaaatgttttaagttatTATTGCGACCAAGAACATAA